The Aquipuribacter hungaricus region GGACGTGCTCGCCGGATCCTGAGCAGGCCGGGCCCGACCGGCCCGACCGGCCCGACCGGCCCGACCGGCCCACCCGGCCGACCGGCCCGACAGGCAGCGCCGCCCGTGCGGGTCAGTCCTCGAGCGTCGAGGCGAGCGCCCGGGTGAGCCCGGGGACCAGGTCGGGACCGGTGACGACGTCCTCGTCCGGCTCCAGCGCCGTGCCGCGGATGCGCAGCACGCACGCCCTCGACCCGTCCCGCAGCACCCCGGCCGCGATCCGCACCTCGCGCCGGCGCGGGTGCTCGCCCAGCCAGCGCACCGCCTCCTCGGGGTCCGCCGGGGCCAGCGCCTCGACCTCGGGCGGCACGACGAGCCGCTCGACGGTGAGCGCGACGCCCTCCACTTCCGGCGGCCACGCGAGCCGGCCGAGCATCCGCTCGAGTGCGTCGGTGGCCTCGGCCGCCCCGGCGGCGGGCCCGTCGCCCTCCGCGGCGCCGCCCGGCTGCGCGGACAGC contains the following coding sequences:
- a CDS encoding PPA1309 family protein, encoding MTTEQSLQRAVREVEEHVAAYGWDSPVRLFALVRTAEALQREPDLASQLPPEDAEAAAADPDHLLLVEQDELDELSAQPGGAAEGDGPAAGAAEATDALERMLGRLAWPPEVEGVALTVERLVVPPEVEALAPADPEEAVRWLGEHPRRREVRIAAGVLRDGSRACVLRIRGTALEPDEDVVTGPDLVPGLTRALASTLED